DNA from Musa acuminata AAA Group cultivar baxijiao chromosome BXJ1-5, Cavendish_Baxijiao_AAA, whole genome shotgun sequence:
ATGACGGCAAGTATGGGAGAGAGAAGGTCGCTCATTCCTTGGCAGTAGCCAATTTCAGGGTCATAGAGTGCATACGCCTCGAGTACAGCAACCAACCGTGAAGCATGGTACACttggcatggctccaagtggtcaAAATCTTTGAGACCAACAGCATTAGCAAACTTAAAAGCCTCGTCCTCAGAGACTCCAGCTTGAACTGAAGAATAGTATACCCACTCAGCATTAGCTCGGACAGCATCTAATCGCATGATACGTTGCCATGTTGCAAAATCCTCAGCTTTTGGATCCGATCTATTAGTTTCACCCATGACTGAATCAATCTTGGAAAGCTTAGGATCAGCTTCACTGCACCCTGTTGAGGAGAGCATCAAAATGCTTGCAGGTTCTTCATCAGTGGACTCACTGTCAGAAGAATCTGTATCATCTGCAGATGCATCTACATGAGTGATTCCACTTTTGTCATCTCCTTCCATTATAACTAAGCTGGAGGCAGGTGTTTCCTCATGCACCTGCTCCATGGTGCCATTACATGGGCTTCTTTGTTCATCGGAGAATGATTCCCTGGCACTAAAAACCTCTTCAGAGCAAGTGGAATCACATCTCTGTATAAAACTGGGACTGTCTGAATAACTTGTTTCAATTATTTCATTTAACTCGATTTCATCATCATTGCCGTGATTTAACAATCGCCAACATCGTCTCCTTAGTTTCTCATATTCTTTTCTGTAAAAAAATGGAAAATATAATATGTAAGTTGCCTTCAATCCAGCAGGTTAGGGTAAATTTGCTTAGTACCATTAACCATTCTATATCTGTATCCAGGACAAACATTGATGAGGAAAGATAAACTGACAGATCAAGAAAGGAACCTTTGCACCAAATTAATTAAGAACAGCTTGTTACGGGCAAATTAAAACAAGAGAAGGAAAATAAGGACCAAGTTAGCTTAGGAAATAAGCccaagcaaaaaaataaaatctcgatCCAATATTGGATATGGTAACTATGGATGGATATAGTACCAGGATACCAAAAGGTATACCAGCCTATTCCACCCAATATAACTGGAGAAGAACAaaacataaaaaaacaaaaacacaaaaacttaaCAATCAGTACCAATCTATATGGTCCAGTACTGATTCTTGGTTAGCCCAGTAAAGACCAATCCATGATAACTAACACAAGGGAAATTTAATTCCTTATGCCCAAGTACCTCTTTTGCACTCGAATGGCATTTCTTTCAGCCTTTGAACTCTTCAGGTCGTAGCTGCACAACAGAATAAGGTCAAAATTAATAAAATGATTCTAACATCTCCACAGAAGATCAAATCAGTTCTAGTGCCCAAACAGACAGTAATTTATGGTTTGTAAAATGCCTCAAGTACACAAAAAGCCACATCAAAAACCAAGAAACCAGTACGGCAACTTCCATTTTCTATACTTATTTCTGCTTATTATATAAGAATGACACCAGAGTATGCAGCTTCTCAGATATTAATGTATTAGTGCTCAATAAGATGCCAACAAAATTTTAGCACAAGGACTGTATTACCTTCTTAGGATGCTATGACCAATTTTACCCCACTGGCATTGTACAAGAATAATGATAACCTCTAtttaataacattaaaataagAATGGGCAGATAGATAAGCTAAAGACTATTGTAGAACAATCAGATATTTAGGATGTGAACATACACTGTGCCACAAGCATCTGCCATATTCAAATATTAATGCTGGAAATGTTATAATATTAGTTACTATACTATTTGTAGTGGTAACAAAGTGCTGAAAAAAATATGAAGTTCACGTCCCTAAGTGTAGCTTGTGCAAATTAGGTGACCCAAAAGTGTCCATGTATAAGAGATTAAATCCAAACAGAATAAGAACAATTTGGATGATTCAACCTAAATAACAGCCACAGATCTGGCCACAGCAGAGCAATGATAGCTGATAGCCAAGATTGAGTTTTCTTTACAAAATAATCATGATCATGCCTCTCATAGTTGAAGTCCCTGATTAATTAGATTGCACATGTTCCATGTCATGTAGGACCTCCTTCAGGTTACACAGAACTAGGAAAGTAGCAGGCGGCTGCCCTTCTTTCCTAAAACAAACGAATAACAAATAGGATTCTGACCATTTCCCATAGTTGACTGAAATTAGAACCACTTGACCCTCCTTTTCTTGTGTTCTTAACCTAAATCAGAAAAAAGGATTCTAAATATAGCATTCTCGAGTCTCTTTAACAAGATAGAAATAAAAACCTATGAGAATTCCCCAACAAATTGGACACATATTTGTAAACCCAAACTCAAAGTCTCAAACCTCAAACTAAACTTGTTTGAAGACCATCACGGAACTAAATTTTTATACAACTATCAAATTGAATATGTTGATATTGCACAGAACTTGTGGCTATGCCCCTGAACAATTTCACCTGACCACCTATTTGTTATCCATATATGTTGGATCACGATCAGGAATCGCTTATTCTTTTGCTACTGTTGGTTCTTAATCTTTGTGGATaacttaaaagtgattttctcaCACATGATAGGAAATCCTCCATCATATATTTTCATACAACTCAAACAACACAAATTCATGCTTCATACCTAGAGATTGTCATAGAAAATAGAATTACAATTTTcttattcatattatttcttcttatttcagagagaagagggagagagagagagagagagagagagagagagagagagagagaggcaacatAACCACTGGGTATCTGCATTCATTGATGCAATGGAATGTTAagttccaaaaaagaaaaaattacaaCAAAGCTTAGAAGAACTAAAATCTTATGTTTTTCTATTTAATCATTTATTTCCAACATAGCCGGAGGGCAAAACTTTGACACTGcaataaggttgctcctttgcaacAAAAGGGTCAAGGGTTTGAGCCAGAAAATCAATCACTTTGTTTGCAACAGTATTACATAGTTCAACCCTCCCAAAAATTAGTGAAGATATCATGCACTAGATCATCCTTATTATGAAATTAAGAACC
Protein-coding regions in this window:
- the LOC103984626 gene encoding rab GTPase-activating protein 22 isoform X2; this translates as MAVAGLALAAILVVSSHRGSLRSPWSRRKRKHALTRQQWNNLFMPDGKLRDGGVKFLKKVRRAGIDPSIRADVWPFLLGVYDLKSSKAERNAIRVQKRKEYEKLRRRCWRLLNHGNDDEIELNEIIETSYSDSPSFIQRCDSTCSEEVFSARESFSDEQRSPCNGTMEQVHEETPASSLVIMEGDDKSGITHVDASADDTDSSDSESTDEEPASILMLSSTGCSEADPKLSKIDSVMGETNRSDPKAEDFATWQRIMRLDAVRANAEWVYYSSVQAGVSEDEAFKFANAVGLKDFDHLEPCQVYHASRLVAVLEAYALYDPEIGYCQGMSDLLSPILAVMEDDHEAFWCFVGFMKKARHNFRLDEVGIKRQLNIVSKIIKSKDSHLYRHLEKLQAEDCFFMYRMVVVMFRRELTFEQTLCLWEVMWADQAAIRARIGNSVWARIRLRAPPTDDLLLYAIAASVLQRRKLIIEKYSSMDEILRECNSMAGQLDVWKLLDDAHHLVVTLHDKIE